The following nucleotide sequence is from Glycine max cultivar Williams 82 chromosome 9, Glycine_max_v4.0, whole genome shotgun sequence.
TATGGCATTGCCTAGCTGTATGAATAGCCTCAAAGAGAACCTTTATTGCATAGGTAATGCAGAGAAATAATGGAttcggaaagaaaataaacacCTAATGGATACTTCTTTTCTTGTCGAATTCCCTCTCCTTTACAAGTTTGTTCACACAATTAAATTCCCACAAGAAATTCAGATAAAAAGCCCCGAAAAGTACTAAACTACACTTTCTCAAATGCTTCccacataagaaaaaaaatgtttcaatggaaaaaaaaaagattggtgAACCGTCTAAATGGGACGATTCAGCCAGCTAAATGTTTGTAGGAAAGAATGTGACGGGTGGATATTGTTGAAAGAGCAATTGGATTCTTACTCGATAAGGACATCATATAGAGCATTGCATGATATTTTGATGGGTAGTCAATACGTGGAGATTTATGCTAaaatatgagaaataaaaatactgccTTGAAAAgtcttttgaaaaaaaggttttaaaaattagcAAAATAAGAAGTAGATCTAATGCGATTACCTATCAATCTAAGAAAGTGAATCCAAAATGATTGTTACTAATAACCCactttattatgtttattttgaatgtatgttttggaagaaaacaaaatttgctTTTACAATAACTAAATGAAGTGTTGAAAAACACCAACATTGTTTTGGTACATGTAAACTCAAAATACACCCTTAgggaaagtgaaaaaaaaaaaaaagaagaataaagaataaaaagaatgaCATCAAGAATTTTTAATGTTGATCTAAAATGGTTATAGCTTCCACCTTAGGTTTTTGTAATAATGAAAGGAATTGATAATTAGCATCGTTGTCTTCCAAAGACTCCAACCTGGGGTTCCTTTCAATTTTCACTCAAACTCGCTACTTCTCCGTCATCTACAACACAATTCCTATAGGTAAAGCTTCCATTCCTTGTTTTTGCAAAGATGCTCACAAATTCAGACAAATATTGACATCTCCGTCACCACTGATTGGGTCAATTTGCTCTAAGTTGTTatcatcaatttaattaaatttgtcctTTCTACTTTAACTTTTCTTAAGGAAAAGAAAGCTCTGGTgactttcacttcttttttcCCGTTGAAGTCAAACAACAAATGAAATAGCCAATTAGCCATTTTAccgaaaataattattgtaataccTTGAAATTGTATATTAGAATCCTTTCCTTTGTCAGTTTTTTTATGACACtattacatttttatatatttataaaattatcaaatactccttttgtctcattataattatttttacatatatcaattaaaacttataaataaatgaaataaaataatatttttacaaaattaaaattttcattattaatttattttttttgtttttataattcatataattaatattataaggaatataaatgaaaaaataattaatattacattaaaaaattaaaataataattaatttgagatagttttttttcttatgaataattattatagaaTGAAGAAAGtagtttgtaattatttatggaaaatatatttaattaaatatttataatgactgataaaggaaatattttaattttttttcttctcaaattaaattttttattttaatttctaaattaaatttcaataatttgtttaaaaaaatttcaataaaaaaataatttttttattacaatataaattatttattatattttaaaaataaaatctatatatttatgttatttattaattacaaatttgaattataatataatacatatatatataaatatttacttattataaatttcaattatatataagaataacacttatttatacaaattcacctaaaaaaatttaaattaaaataaataatttattttttaaaaggaaaagaatttaataatatataattaattatgaggGTAAAAATCTTCATATCTTGATAATGCAACATAAATGGAATGAAGTACTATCTTCCGAATCTATATCTAGTGAGAAAGGAATACCACGATCACCACCGCAAAGCAATGGGCGCTATACTTTCTGCCTTAACTGGCGGTGCCGCAACGGCGGCGACGTCTTCGCCGGAGAGTTCTGCTTCTAGGGTCCAGTCTTTCCACTCTTCGGCGCGCTGGCAGCTCCACTTCAACGAGCTCAAAGAAACCAATAAGCTCGTAAATCCCTAGATCTCGATTTTCCCCCAATTTTGCTGGATCCGATTCTCAATCTTAACcttttcctttaaaaattataattaggtTGTGATAGATTTCTCGGCGTCGTGGTGCGGCCCTTGCAAATTCATAGAGCCAGCGATTCACGCCATGTCCGAAAAGTTCACCGACGTTGACTTCGTCAAGATCGACGTCGACGAATTGCCGGTGATTTTCGCATCCTTATTCTTCTTAATTGACTTCCATTTCTGTTTCCGTGAATGATTCtgaaccttttctttttctgttttggatttttttttttggggggggaaTAGGATGTGGCGAAGGAGTTTAATGTGGAGGCGATGCCGACGTTCGTGTTGTGTAAGAAAGGGAAGGAAGTCGACAAGGTTGTGGGCGCAAAGAAGGACGAGCTCGAAAAGAAGATTGAGAAACATCGATCGCAATCTTAGCTCTGTAATCCAATTTATCCAgttatttatctttcttttcaagagaaacaaaaataattaaaacagtgtttaaattgtttcatttggCTATAGTGTTATGATGATGATGGATGGGgttgtaaaatttaaacttgttcGGTTGCTTCTTCAGGAAGGTGTCTGTTTCATATTTTAGCAAAAATTGTTGTTATATATAGAAATTGAGAATACTGTCTCACTCTGTGTTTTTGGGTGTGTTGTGTTTTTGTGTGATATGGTGGTAGCTGCAAAGACTGCACATGACTGGTTAATGTTTTTTGGCTATTGCAACACTCATGTGGTGTCCAGGTTGTGGTGTAATTTATGTCAAAAGTTCTCTTCATTGTGTGACCTGAGTAGGCCATCTTTCAAAATGACTAAACTTCCTAAACAAACAGGTCATAACGATTTCTTTTTGGAGGATTATAACTGGAACTTGAGTTTAATTAGAATACATAAATATCATACAAAAATTTCATCTTTGGTTTGATTATGGACTGTCATGAATAATAGAATTATTGGCTTttacaacaattttttaaaagttatgtttAGGCAATGTTTGGACTGGTGTAAAAGGATGAAACGGAGGAGAAGGGAATATGATGAAAGTTAGTGGAATCTTTTCTATCCCATTCTATTGTGTATCTACAGTTTACTTTCCCTCCAATTTGGGAGGAATCAGATGCAACAATAATTTTGTTCCATCTCATCATAGcttatttaaataatagaatggaacttttttatttcgttttgttttattttactcctTCTCATCTCCTCGTTCTGCTCCCTTCATTCGTTTATACTTTATAGTCACCACTAACTACTAATCAAAGTTATCACCAAAATGATCTTCTAAACCTGAACCATTTTGAGTCCTTGCCATCACGATGTACATAGTCACGCAAAGCAAAATAGAGGAGTAGGGAAAGTTTACAATAGGCCTATGGTGGCACACATGTGTTCTAATCGAAGGCCATCCTAAAAGTATGTTTGGGTTAATAGAGGAAgatgaaatgaattaaaatggaATGGAATAATTCCAAGGACTGGTGGGCAATACTAAATGAGAATTGCAGACATTTCTTACTTTTTGTGTTTGCTGATGTTTCTCTGTTAGCGTCAAGTTTGATTGCTCCCAACCCTCGCCAAGGAATCAATTTTTCATGTTAAAATTTAGTAGCTTCATAGTATTTGATTTAAACTAATCAAAATTTTTAGAGTTATTTGGTTTGACTTTAAATACGGTTAACATTGATATTCTAAGTGTTGGATCTGCAAGTGTTTGGAATACAGTGTTAAAACTTCTTAAAGTGTTATTTTCATatacattgttatttgttttacttttttttatatttatttttgttgttatgtttataatattaatgaatcatattttgtttatttatttcagCAAATATGATTGTAACAAATTTGTTtgcaaaaattagtttatacgAAATAATTGTAATTCAAACTACTATAGTAAATCTagttgaataatattttattttaatttttattagtttattttagaatattatgttgatgatattaaatgaatcaattttgttACTTTGagacatttgataatattatgttaattatattggatatttggatgaatcatgatataaaatactagttctaaaaaaaaataaaaaaatttaaataaataattcattgaCCTGAATCGAATCAAATCAAACTGTTCATGAATGAGTTgagcttaaaaaaaatattataaaaattgaaccgCATCAAACCAATCAAATTTAATTGGACTGAGTCTTAAACTTAACTCAAACCGACCCACGAATACCCCTAATTTAGTTGTTGAGTATATGTGCTGCAAGTGATAAATCATAAATGGGAGGAAGAATGCACACCATGGGGCACATAGATGACAAGCTACAATGTGAAGCAAAACCCTTCTAACTAACATAttgagagaaaatattttacGATTCCATCACATACACCTCGATTTGGTGGGGAAGGAAGAGGCTGAAAAATAGTGGGATTGGATGGAAAGGGTTCCATTCCTTTCCCTTccattgtttaattttcaatccAAACAACAGATTAGAAATGGTTAAATTGGTTTATCCAAATGTATCTTTGTCCTCTTAATATTTACTAGAAGACTATTtgtaatcttatcatatttgtgAGTTGTTTCTTATTATTGCTGAGTTGATCCTTTGATGTGATACTATTGTCGTAAAAAGgtctattttaattgattgaatgaTATGGGTAAGTTAttgcaattttttatatatttatttttaattcatacggataaaaataaaacatatttttatactatatgatatttattaattttataaaaatcattataataattttcttcttctcaaagCAATGCATCTCGTGAGAGAAAATGCAGTACAATTAAGAAGTAACTTCACTCTCCATTATAGTGGCATAGTTAGTTCTTAGTAATAGTAATGAAACTGGTATCATATACTTAAAGGTTTCAAGTTCATAACTACTTGCGTGATGATCATCTCATAAATTCGTTGGTTTTGAATGAAAATTAAAGTAAAGAAGAAAAGGTGGATAAGTGGGTGAAAATAAGGAATGAGAATCTTGTCTATCTATCTATAATAAGGCGTAGTAATTAAGCAACCAAgcgcagcagcagcagcatatATAGGGCATAACCAGTGACAAAAGAATATATAGCAGCGCAAAACAATGGGCAGTGCATTTTCTGCCCTATTCGGCCGCGGGTCCACCGTCGCCGAAGGGTCGTCGGAGAGTTTACACGTGTTGCCGTTCCACTCGTCGGAGCGCTGGCAGCTACACTTCAACGAGGTCAAAGAGACCTCTAAGCTCGTAAAATTCCT
It contains:
- the LOC547759 gene encoding thioredoxin, which produces MGAILSALTGGAATAATSSPESSASRVQSFHSSARWQLHFNELKETNKLVVIDFSASWCGPCKFIEPAIHAMSEKFTDVDFVKIDVDELPDVAKEFNVEAMPTFVLCKKGKEVDKVVGAKKDELEKKIEKHRSQS